The Pseudomonas protegens genome contains the following window.
ACCGGGTTTTTCGCTGGTGCCGGCTTCGGGGTCGGCGTTGATGTACATGCGCGGTACGCCAAGGCGCTTGCCCTTGAGCGCCGTGGCGTCGGCTGCCAGTTGCGGGTAGGACGCCGGGCGCACCGAAGTCACGCTGGGGATCGGCACCCAGGGTTGCAGGCGCCACAGGTCGCCGCGGGTGTCCGGATCTTCGGCCACCACCACGTCCAGCACTTGCAGCAGGTCGGCCATGGTCCGGGCGAAGGGCACCACCACGTCCATGGTCGGGGTCAGCGGCCAGTTGCCGCGCACCGAGATCACCCCGCGCGACGGCGTGTAGGCGCACAGGCCGTTGTTGGAGGCCGGGCCGCGACCGCTGGACCAGGTCTCCTCGGCCAGGCCGAAGGCGGCGAAGCTGGCGGCGGTGGCGGTGCCGGCGCCATTGGACGAGCCGGAGGCGAAGGGCGCGGTCAGGTAGTTGGCGTTATAGGGGCTTTCAGCACGGCCATACACGCCGCGCTGCATGCCGCCATTGGCCATGGGCGGCATATTAGTCTTGCCCAGGCAGATGGCTCCGGCAGCCCGCAGGCGCTCAATGGTGAAGGCGTCGCGGTAGGCCACCAGCTCGGCAAAGGCCGGGCTGCCCGAGGCGGCGGTCAGGCCCTTGACCAGGTAGCTGTCCTTGGCGGTGTAGGGAATGCCGTCCAGCGGGCCGAGGGTCTGGCCCTTGGCGCGACGCTCATCGGACGCTGCGGCTTCCTTCAGGGCTTCAGGGTTGCGCACCACCACGGCGTTGAGGGCGGTGGCGGTGTCGGGGCCATCGTAGGCGTCGATCCGCGCCAGATAGGCCTGGACCAGTTCCACGGCGGTGGTCCGGCCCGATTCCAGGGCGGCGCGCAGGTCGGCAATGGACACTTCAGTGACTTCGATCATGCTGCTACCGCCGCTGGCTGGTGGGTGAGGAGGTCAAGCGGGCGCAACGGGGCGCGGGTCTTCGGGTATTGGCTGTGCATGGTGATTCTCGTGGTGCGGTTCGGCACGACAGGGATGGCAAGAAAAACTGTGGGCCTTTTTAGCATCTAGTGCCGGGCAGAGGAATGCCTGCTGCCCCGGCGTGAGGCAAAACAACCCGTTACCGGGAGCGCGGGCTGATCACCGCCACCAGGTTCCAGTCCTTCAACGCCTCGGACGGTATCGGCTGCCCGGAAAAGCGGTAGCTGCCCATGGCCTGCAGTACAGCCTGGTCGATGGCGCTGTCGCCACAGCCCTCTAGCAGTGACAGCACCGGCACCTCCGAGCCCGGGTTGAACTCGACCTTGATCATGATGGGGCGCAGCCCGGGGGCGAGTTTGAAACGCTGCAACACGGTGATTTGGGTGATCCTGATGTTTCTTTTCAAGCGTGCGGTTGCGGTGTTGACCCAGACTTCGTTGTAGCGGTTTTCCTGCTCCGGGCTCAGCGTCAGGCCGTCGTCCCGCAAGCGTGCAATAGCGTCCCAGGCGTCGCCCCAACTGTGGTCCAGGGCGCTGAAGTACAGCAGCAGCGCGCCCTGTGGATCCCGCGGGCCGCCCTTGCCGTCTTCCATCAGCCGGGCCAGTTTGGTCTTGCTGTCTGAATTGCCGGCGTTGGCGGCCCGCTGATAGAAATCCCTGGCCTTGAAATAGTCCGCTGGGGCGCCTATGCCCTGTTCCTCCAGGCGCCCAAGATGGTAGTAGGCCTCGGCGTACACTTGGGCTACCGACAGATAGAGGGCCTTGGCCTTGGCACCGTCCTGGGGCACGCCCTGGCCGCGTTCGTACAGGGTGCCGAGGAGGGCCCGGCAGGTCAGGTTGCCGTCGTCGCTGCGATCGCGGATGTAGTCGAGCTGCTCCCGGGAGATGGGCTGCTGGTCGCGGTAATGCCAGCAGCGTATGGCGACCACTGAGTCCTTTTCTTTATTTGCGCCGATGCTTTGGCAGCCGGCAACCAGGGTGCTGAGCAGCATCAGGGCGGCGATCCGGTTCATGCCGGGCACCCGTTGAATTCTCCCAGGTAATCGAGGCTTGCCGTGTTTGCGGGGCGACGCCGGTTGGGGCCGGGGGCGTGCGATTGCCGGTCGCCATGGATCGAGTCACTGGCGATGAGGATGTAGTGGCTGTAGCCGGGGTCGATACGCGTGCGCAGTTGCTGTTTTTCGGCGTCGCTGCGGATCAGTGATTGCAGGTATTGCGGGCCGTCTTCACGCTCGATCAGTTCGACGAAATCGGCGTCCATGTAATAGCCCAGCTCCTGTTTGAGGCGCCAGCTGGGGTTGCGGGCTTCCCAGGCGCTGAACTCGGCGGCGCTGGCATCCGCCGCAGGTTCCGGTTCCCACTGCTCGAAGGTGAACAGTTCGGCCTCGGCCTGGTTCGGGAAGCGCGCGGCGAACAGGTGAAAGGCAAAGTAGGCATCGGGTGCTTGCATCGGCTAAATGGCTCCGTTGTTCAGACTACGCTGGCGCGCTGCAGGTGGCTGACATGACCCAGGCCGGCGGCGTTCAGGCGCGCGGCCAGGTCTTCCCGGGCCTGGGCGCCGCCGTTGCGCACGTAGTCCAGCTCCGAGGCGGTGATCAGCACCACCGGTACCAGGGTCACCGGCGACAGCGGCATATCGTCCAGACGGGTCGGGAAGTCCGGGGCCGGGCTGCCGATCAGCACCCCGGCGCAGTCGTCGGCGCTGACAAAGTGCGCCGGCAACTGCTCGCTCATGGCCCGCGACTGGCTGACCCCGGGCAGTTCCAGGGACAGCACGCCGTAGCGCTCCAGGCGCGAGCGGTAGCCGCCAGCATCGGCCACGGTGCCGGCCACGCAGCGCAGCAGTTCGAAGGTCCAGCTGTCGGCAAAGGGCGAGACGTCGCCAACCGCGCCCTGGGCGTGGGCCGGGATGTCCGGGGTTTCGATGAACAGCTCCATCTCGAAACCATTGCCCAGGTCGTCGCCTTGCACACCATCGAACGGGTCGGACAGGCCCTCGGTGGCGAGGAGGATGCGCTCGTTGCGGCGCACGATACGGTAAGCCTGGCGAGTGGAGGGCCAGTGGGGGCCGCCCATGAAGCTGGGGCTGATGGCAAAGCCCAGGACGTCCTGCTCACAGTGGCCGACCGCTTGCCAGTGACGATCGAGACAGGCCGCGCCGGCCTCCATCAGGGCAATGCCGGCCAGGTCGGTTTCGCTTGGCGAGTACTGGGCGTTGGGCTCCTCGGCAGCGGCCGGCTCGTGGGCGGGCAGGGCGGGCTCGGCTTTTTGTGGCGCCGGCTTGTTAAAGACG
Protein-coding sequences here:
- a CDS encoding amidase, which gives rise to MIEVTEVSIADLRAALESGRTTAVELVQAYLARIDAYDGPDTATALNAVVVRNPEALKEAAASDERRAKGQTLGPLDGIPYTAKDSYLVKGLTAASGSPAFAELVAYRDAFTIERLRAAGAICLGKTNMPPMANGGMQRGVYGRAESPYNANYLTAPFASGSSNGAGTATAASFAAFGLAEETWSSGRGPASNNGLCAYTPSRGVISVRGNWPLTPTMDVVVPFARTMADLLQVLDVVVAEDPDTRGDLWRLQPWVPIPSVTSVRPASYPQLAADATALKGKRLGVPRMYINADPEAGTSEKPGIGGPTGQRIHTRPSVIDLWQQARQALEAAGAEVLEVDFPLVSNCEGDRPGAPTVYNRGLVSQEFLHDELWELSGWAFDDFLRANDDPKLNRLADVDGPKIFPHDPGTLPNREDDLAAGMDQYVTMAKRGLKTWDQIASLADGLRGLEQTRRIDLEEWMDRLGLDAVLFPTVADVGPADADINPESADIAWSNGVWVANGNLAIRHLGVPTVTVPMGVMADIGMPVGLTFAGRAYDDSSLLRLASAFESTGSKRLIPPRTPALSPAR
- a CDS encoding tetratricopeptide repeat protein; translated protein: MNRIAALMLLSTLVAGCQSIGANKEKDSVVAIRCWHYRDQQPISREQLDYIRDRSDDGNLTCRALLGTLYERGQGVPQDGAKAKALYLSVAQVYAEAYYHLGRLEEQGIGAPADYFKARDFYQRAANAGNSDSKTKLARLMEDGKGGPRDPQGALLLYFSALDHSWGDAWDAIARLRDDGLTLSPEQENRYNEVWVNTATARLKRNIRITQITVLQRFKLAPGLRPIMIKVEFNPGSEVPVLSLLEGCGDSAIDQAVLQAMGSYRFSGQPIPSEALKDWNLVAVISPRSR
- a CDS encoding suppressor of fused domain protein — encoded protein: MNLLQKLLSVFNKPAPQKAEPALPAHEPAAAEEPNAQYSPSETDLAGIALMEAGAACLDRHWQAVGHCEQDVLGFAISPSFMGGPHWPSTRQAYRIVRRNERILLATEGLSDPFDGVQGDDLGNGFEMELFIETPDIPAHAQGAVGDVSPFADSWTFELLRCVAGTVADAGGYRSRLERYGVLSLELPGVSQSRAMSEQLPAHFVSADDCAGVLIGSPAPDFPTRLDDMPLSPVTLVPVVLITASELDYVRNGGAQAREDLAARLNAAGLGHVSHLQRASVV